One stretch of Daphnia pulicaria isolate SC F1-1A chromosome 6, SC_F0-13Bv2, whole genome shotgun sequence DNA includes these proteins:
- the LOC124342111 gene encoding uncharacterized protein LOC124342111 translates to MEYHTLGRFSDIVKLCRKDVNYVTDPSPHLRILFKGGKNDQYTEGGERVVASNPDVKRCPVQLTLNYFRFLGLSYDGYLVPLCTAKNSPNPAKSVPYSGALTDLKKLMNLLGYDEKLYGEHSGKRGGATTAAAHGATDKQLKRLGGWRSDAMPAKYVDLSIPSRLSMSELLQKKV, encoded by the coding sequence ATGGAGTATCACACTCTCGGAAGGTTTAGCGACATCGTCAAGCTTTGTAGAAAAGACGTCAACTACGTCACGGACCCTTCGCCCCATCTGAGGATTTTATTCAAAGGTGGGAAGAACGACCAGTATACCGAGGGTGGTGAGCGTGTAGTAGCCTCAAATCCAGACGTTAAACGCTGTCCTGTTCAGCTTACGTTGAACTATTTCCGATTCCTTGGCCTTTCCTACGATGGTTATCTCGTTCCTTTGTGTACTGCCAAAAATTCCCCAAATCCTGCCAAATCTGTACCGTACAGTGGGGCTTTGACTGACCTGAAGAAGTTGATGAACTTGTTGGGTTACGACGAGAAACTCTACGGTGAGCATTCTGGAAAGAGAGGTGGAGCGactacagcagcagctcatggAGCTACTGACAAACAGCTGAAACGTCTGGGAGGGTGGCGTTCCGATGCAATGCCCGCCAAATATGTTGATCTCTCCATCCCAAGTCGTCTCTCTATGTCGGAGTTGTTGCAAAAGAAAGTTTGA